ATCCAAGAACAGAAATATACCATCTACTAGCGCGCATTGGGCGCATATGATGATTCATGGCTCATTGCATTTATTGGGGTATAATCATCTTCTTGATGAAGAGGCTATATTAATGAAACGAACAGAAATAAGTATACTTCAGCAATGTGGATATCAAACGTGTTGTTCTATTATATAAGCAATTTAAATTTCTATAAGATATAGTAAAGTAAACATTATGAATGCCCATAATTTAGAGGAGAATGTTAGTTCCATTCGTAAAAAGAGTTTTTTTGCTTTCATATTACATCATCTCTTTCATAGTAGTCCTAAAAATCGTGATGATTTACTAAATTTAATACGTGATTTTGAACAAAATTCTTTGATAGATGCAGATACTCGAGATATGCTGGAAGGAGTTATGGATATTGTTGAACAAAAAGTTAAAGATATTATGGTGCCTCGAGCACAAATTATTTTCTTAAAAAATACTCAATCTTGGGATGAACAGCTTTCTATTATTATAGAATCTGCGCATTCTAGATTTCCAGTATTATATGGTAATCAGGATAGAATTAAAGGAGTATTAATTGCTAAAGATCTACTACCATTCATATTAAAAAAATCTCAATCATGTAGCATTGATAAAATTTTACGTCCAGCTTTAGTAGTACCAGAACATAAAGGCGTAGACAGGATGTTACAAGAATTTCGTATACAACACTGCCATATGGCTATTGTGATAGATGAATTTGGAGGAATGTCTGGGCTCATTACTATTGAAGACATATTAGAGTTGATTGTTGGTGAAATCGAGGATGAATATGATAATAAAGATAGTTATGATATTCGTCAGATAAGTCAATATACTTTTATTGTTAATGCATTAACCCCTGTTATAGATTTTAATAAAATGTTTAATACCTGTTTTTATAATGAAGAAATAGATACTGTTGGAGGTTTTGTGATGCAATCTTTTGGGCATTTACCTGCAAATGGGGAATCTATAAATATTTTAGGTTATAAATTTAAAGTTACACTTACAGATAGTCATCGTATTATGCAATTACTTGTACAAATTCCTAAAAATTCATTATATGTATCTAAACAAAATAATTTTCATACATGATGGTTGTTGTTACCTCATATTACAAATACGAACAATTTTTTTGGTTGTGCATAGTATTGTTATTTGGAGCATTCGGTGTTTTAGGATTTTCTCCATATAACTTCTGGCCAGCTAGTATTATTTCACTAACTGTTTTATTGAAAATAGTTTTAGATTCTACATACAAACAGGCTGTATGGTATGCTTTTTTTTGGGGTATTGGTTTTTTTGGCAGTGGTTTACAATGGATTTATATAAGTATAGATCAATTTAGTAATATGTGTAGTTGTGTAAATACTGCATTAATTGTTTGTTTTGTCTTATATCTAACGTTGTTTCCTATATTATTTTCTGCTTTACTTACGGTAATACGCTTAAATACAACTATATGGTATGTAGCAGGTGTTGCTCCAGTATTGTGGTTAATTATTGAATATATTAGAGGGTATATTTTTACTGGATTTCCGTGGTTACAGTTTGGTTATAGTCAGATTGATGGACCTTTAAAAGGCATTGCCCCTATTTTTGGGGTAGAAGGTATTACGTTTATTCTTGTTTTAATAAGTGGATTAATAGCAGTATCCATTAAAAAAGCACAGTTATTATTAACGGTCATATCTTTAGGGATATTATTATTTTTGTGGCCTTTGGCATGGATACAATGGTATCATGTACAACCACAGCGTGCTGTAAATGTTTCCTTAGTACAAGGTAATATTGACCAACACGTAAAGTGGGATGCTAATTATTTAGAAAAAATAATGAAAATATATTTGGATCATACTTTACCTTTGATTGGGAAAACAAAAATAGTTATTTGGCCAGAATCAGCTATCCCAGGAAATGAAATTGATCATAACCAAGTTTTAACGTTATTAGATCATCAATTAAGACAAGATCAAACAAATTTGATTACTGGGATTATTGGAATACGTTATATTAAAAACGAATACAATTACTATAATAGTATCATAGTAATTGGAGACTCTAAACCTTACAAATATCCGAGTGATAATCGGTATGATAAACATCATTTAGTATTATGTTCTGAAAGGTTTCCATTTCAAAGATTTTTTAGTCCGTTGTTACGTTTATTTAATATTCCTGTTCCTTTTATGCAAAAAGGCTATTATTTTCAACCACAATTGACTGTGTCGTTTATTAAAATGACTGCTGTTATTTGTTATGAAATAATTCTTGGTAAGCAAATTCGCGATAATTTTAAACCTGATACTGATTTTTTATTAACTGTTGCAAATAACGCATGGTTTGGTAATTCTATTGGTCCATGGCAGTATTTTCAAATGGCGCGTATGCGTGCTTTAGAATTAGGAAGACCTTTGTTATGTAGTACTAACAATGGAGTTACTGCTATTGTAAATGCAGATGGTTCTGTTCAGGCTCAATTACCTCAATTTAATTCAACAGTACTTAGTGCTACAGTTATTCCAACTACAGGTTTAACTCCGTATGCAAAGTTTGGATCTTGGTTTTTTTTAGGTATCATTACTATATA
This genomic interval from Candidatus Blochmannia sp. SNP contains the following:
- the corC gene encoding CNNM family magnesium/cobalt transport protein CorC (CorC(YbeX) belongs to the Cyclin M Mg2+ Exporter (CNNM) family, and was characterized as belonging to a set of three proteins, at least one of which must be present for CorA to function.), with translation MNAHNLEENVSSIRKKSFFAFILHHLFHSSPKNRDDLLNLIRDFEQNSLIDADTRDMLEGVMDIVEQKVKDIMVPRAQIIFLKNTQSWDEQLSIIIESAHSRFPVLYGNQDRIKGVLIAKDLLPFILKKSQSCSIDKILRPALVVPEHKGVDRMLQEFRIQHCHMAIVIDEFGGMSGLITIEDILELIVGEIEDEYDNKDSYDIRQISQYTFIVNALTPVIDFNKMFNTCFYNEEIDTVGGFVMQSFGHLPANGESINILGYKFKVTLTDSHRIMQLLVQIPKNSLYVSKQNNFHT
- the lnt gene encoding apolipoprotein N-acyltransferase, with amino-acid sequence MMVVVTSYYKYEQFFWLCIVLLFGAFGVLGFSPYNFWPASIISLTVLLKIVLDSTYKQAVWYAFFWGIGFFGSGLQWIYISIDQFSNMCSCVNTALIVCFVLYLTLFPILFSALLTVIRLNTTIWYVAGVAPVLWLIIEYIRGYIFTGFPWLQFGYSQIDGPLKGIAPIFGVEGITFILVLISGLIAVSIKKAQLLLTVISLGILLFLWPLAWIQWYHVQPQRAVNVSLVQGNIDQHVKWDANYLEKIMKIYLDHTLPLIGKTKIVIWPESAIPGNEIDHNQVLTLLDHQLRQDQTNLITGIIGIRYIKNEYNYYNSIIVIGDSKPYKYPSDNRYDKHHLVLCSERFPFQRFFSPLLRLFNIPVPFMQKGYYFQPQLTVSFIKMTAVICYEIILGKQIRDNFKPDTDFLLTVANNAWFGNSIGPWQYFQMARMRALELGRPLLCSTNNGVTAIVNADGSVQAQLPQFNSTVLSATVIPTTGLTPYAKFGSWFFLGIITIYVILLLKFKNHILF